In Paracoccaceae bacterium Fryx2, a single genomic region encodes these proteins:
- a CDS encoding cobalamin B12-binding domain-containing protein — protein sequence MENLALSDPARRNPAEPVPSAAADGPSGQRAAPPLPRHPKSPAAVTRHIRQLHQAATADDHDSCGDAAMRMQKAGVDAVTIAENLVPAAARLIGIDWVEDRMSFADVTIACARLQGLLRHLDLDWRAGVLTRADAPSILLAVARNAQHTLGAMVLLDRLRRAGFSVRLLLGAGPGELQMALRQTPVQAVMLSASLGDSVPMLRRLVETVRKTSGARVPVVIGGTLLDAEPALAARTGADVVTSDLDAALERCGLTAQPVAQVG from the coding sequence ATGGAGAACCTTGCCTTGTCCGACCCCGCCCGACGAAACCCGGCCGAACCTGTGCCCTCTGCTGCAGCGGATGGCCCCTCAGGCCAGCGCGCGGCCCCTCCCCTGCCCCGTCACCCCAAGTCCCCGGCCGCTGTCACGCGCCACATTCGCCAGTTGCATCAGGCGGCCACCGCTGACGACCACGACTCCTGCGGCGATGCGGCGATGCGGATGCAGAAGGCCGGGGTCGATGCCGTCACCATTGCCGAGAATCTGGTGCCCGCAGCCGCCCGGCTGATCGGCATCGACTGGGTCGAAGACCGCATGAGCTTTGCCGATGTCACCATCGCCTGCGCCCGGCTTCAGGGCCTGCTGCGCCATCTCGACCTCGACTGGCGGGCCGGTGTCCTGACCCGGGCCGACGCGCCCTCGATCCTGCTGGCGGTGGCGCGCAACGCGCAGCACACGCTTGGCGCGATGGTGCTGCTTGACCGGTTGCGCCGGGCGGGCTTTTCGGTGCGCCTGCTGCTGGGGGCCGGCCCGGGCGAGCTGCAGATGGCGCTGCGCCAGACCCCGGTGCAGGCGGTGATGCTGTCGGCCTCGCTGGGCGACAGCGTGCCGATGCTGCGCCGCCTGGTCGAGACCGTGCGCAAGACCAGCGGTGCCAGGGTTCCGGTGGTGATCGGCGGCACCCTGCTGGATGCCGAACCGGCGCTTGCCGCAAGAACCGGGGCGGACGTCGTGACCAGCGACCTTGACGCGGCGCTGGAACGCTGCGGGCTCACCGCCCAGCCGGTGGCGCAGGTCGGCTGA